The Aphidius gifuensis isolate YNYX2018 linkage group LG2, ASM1490517v1, whole genome shotgun sequence DNA window cactttttttagaattaatttaagcaattattttagcattaattttagtattaatttaagcaattattttagcactttttttagaattaatttaagcaattattttagcactttttttagtattaatttaagcaattattttagcacttttcttagaattaatttaagcaattattttagcatTAATTTGAGTATTAATTTAAGCATTTATTTTAGcactttttttagaattaatttaagcaattattttagcactttttttagaattaatttaagcaaTGCTTAGAACATATATtccaaatcaaaattatttaatatttcaataaaaaaaaaatatatctttttaaaaactcaTCACACACACAATGATCAGCCGTCACACAATGCCATGTTAACtccagaaaaaacaaaatacaatctaattcaattctattttttaaaatgttttccCTAGGTTACCATCGTTATTAACTCGCTCTCAAAAATCGGGCAAACTTCCTGgctttgataataaataataatagaaaaaaaatttattcaataatattcatgAACGTGATAatacatgatttttaaaaatgtcatttttatgaattaGCATCACAAATTTATTGAGACATTTTACAAGAGTCTCATCCTACAatttcatacatttttttttttttttatttattttctattcattttctacttttcattattaatttttaaatggtatTATAAAATCtcaagtattaaatatatactgagtaataaaaaataaatgcaaaaaaaaaaaaaaaaaaaaccgtatacttggttttataatactacaataaataatagttctaaaaatttttttttttaatcatcaagaATATTGATTATTCTCAATTTCcagtcaataattaatatttaattaatatgaaaaataataataataataataatatagttaagaataatgtaaatttaaagataatttcaatgacaaaaaaaaaaaaaaagaacaagatcttttttttattttttttctttaccgcAGATATTAGATCTTATGCTCACatattgggaaaaaaaaaacattttataaaaactttatcaatcaaaaaaaaggtgatttcaatttttctttttttttttttttttactatgagTAATAGAAATTGCTACATCACAGATGagccaaaaaaagaaaaagtattttttctaGTACAAATAGTTCTTGGGTTCTTCAGTTGGTTGACCACAAATaccatgataatttttagtcACAAGATTTCGACTAcgacaattttcaatttccaaAAAACATTCATTGCTATATGTTTTATCATCAGTACCACAAACTGGATCATAATATGGTGgacatatttttaaacatcCACGAAATTGAAAGCTTTGAAGACATCTTTTCATGGGAACAACATATACATGTTttctgtaataataataaacatataattatatatatattttttaaaattattattattttaaatataatagagTTGCATGACTTTCGTGTCACTCACCCGCAATTGTCCCTTTTCATCTCACACTCGTTGCGATAAAGTTTGTTGTCAGAACCGCAGACAAACTGCCGTTCATCACTGCATATCTGATTGCAAAGTGCAGTGGTGGGACAATGCTGTGCTGGTACTCGAACTACCCTCTGACCGCAAGTATCTCGTCGCAGATGACACAAAGATCTAAAGATAATTATATACCgttgatttatcaagtttaaaagaagaaaaaaaaaaaacaaaaacaactcatttgaacatttattaatatattatttgccatatattaaaattagcttattcaattaacaatataCATTACCTATAAACATTTCCATCGCTACCACAAACTGGTTTTTCAGATACATCGTTACAATCATCTGGACAATCCTCAGTTTCTTTCAAGGTCGTGCATTCACCAACATGTGCTAGTTGAATTCCTTTCctgttaatataaatattaataaatatattttaactgttaaaatttattatcaataatttaaataaataaattgttacaAACATGCATATGGCAATGTTGAGATGACACTgatttgtatatgtatttgCATCACTACCACAAACAGCATCAACTTCAttactacatttttttttttgcttcataCATTTTGTCATTCTTGTTTGGCATTTATCAAAATCAACAActgttatttttcttcttgattGTCTggaaagtaaataaatttatatttcatttttttttccttcaaataaattatgttaaataatatttatttttaaattattattatatatattatttacccGCAATTTAACATATGCATTTCACATTCATTTCTGTATATACTTCCATCAGATCCACAAACTTGTATTTCTGTTTCATTTTTACAATCAAGAGGACAAGAAGAAGCAACACTACCAGATGTTCTTTCTCGGGTCACACAGAATGACATTGGTACTTCAAATACATGTTtactaaaaattaatcaaacaaataataataataattaaatcatgtaacaattgtttatttttatataacatgATGCATCAGTTAATGGCCTgtttaaacaatgataattagCATTATTAAGGTTGTTGACTCGACATgaacgattttttttattatatatgttcttttttttgcattagCCCCACCTAACTATGATCAAAATGTAAGTTAAGAACTTGCTCGTCCTTTTAACTCatgaattattcatttatttcggATTAGAGTTGTAAAATGAAAGTCAAGGTAcccatttgataattttttattttttttttattttttaagaaggGGAATTTAAGTTGAGTTTGTACACGAACGAAATAAGATAAAATCTTTGTATTTTGCCACCGTAACAACTGATCTTCtcgttttaattaaaaaaaattaatatgataaaaaaaatataaaataaagagcTCTTTTTTTTGCTTACCCGCAGTTCTTTGCCCGCATTTTGCATGTATTCGCATAAAGAATTCCATCACTACCGCATGCCGGTTTGGCTCCCCGCCAACAGGTCTCTCGGCAGTGTCTCGTTGTTTgacaatgttttttgtttgttctTACCACTCCTTgtctgaaatataataatattcaaatttaacacATATGTAATCATGAGTTTTCTTatttatagctttttttttttttttaaattcttcttctttgtttttttttttatttttttctttcgctgaattattttcaatgctGTTGTTGTCAGGtatatgtatgaaaaaaatatagaaaacgTTATTTTCAGAAAATACAACTCATAAATCTAGTGTAACTGGATCAAACAATtgcaaaggaaaaaaaaattgactcatAGAATTAGATTTCTCCTGACAAATTACAagttaaaagtataaatttctttagaatttatttatcttttttttttaaagataaatttacaACTGTCTTGTCACTTTAATAGTAATatctgattaaaaataaatcattcaattaaatttactcgTGTTAATTATTGCAAGACATGAACAACggtattttatcaattttcaacgatacttatatttaattattttttttttttttactttactaACTgcaaattaacaataaaaaaattgaaagaatatATAACAGATATTATTAGcacagtaataataaataaataagaaaataagaTGCTTTGATAAaccagtaaataataaaataaaaaagggtataaaaaaaaaaaaatattaaatatatattcataccTGCATGTTAAAAGTTTCATAAGACATGTATTTTTGTAAACATTTCCATCACTTCCGCAAACCGGTCCATCAAGTGGTGCCAATTCACAAGATACTGGACAATTTTCTCTGTGTGCTGATATATTATTACACTGTCCAAGATGAGACAATTCAATACCAACTCTACACATCTCAACCCTTAACATACACTTGTTGAGATAAGTACGTCCATCAGTACCACATACTGCATCCTGATCAGATGAACAACGATGCTCACATTTGCTACCTGCTGATCTTAAACAAgctgttttttctttatcaacaGAAATccctgttgaaaaaaaaaaaaaaatatataaatacaaacacaaatcaattgtcaattttgataaattataaaaataaatttatttataataagatACTAATTTAGATCTTCCggtaatgattattatttaatttattgtattttataaactgtattttttagcaattattataa harbors:
- the LOC122848401 gene encoding agrin-like isoform X1 — protein: MIRHIITGVFLICCFQELLGGQCPRICQIGGEPVCSSDGIIYASECEMRKKTSCGKGISVDKEKTACLRSAGSKCEHRCSSDQDAVCGTDGRTYLNKCMLRVEMCRVGIELSHLGQCNNISAHRENCPVSCELAPLDGPVCGSDGNVYKNTCLMKLLTCRQGVVRTNKKHCQTTRHCRETCWRGAKPACGSDGILYANTCKMRAKNCGKHVFEVPMSFCVTRERTSGSVASSCPLDCKNETEIQVCGSDGSIYRNECEMHMLNCGQSRRKITVVDFDKCQTRMTKCMKQKKKCSNEVDAVCGSDANTYTNQCHLNIAICMKGIQLAHVGECTTLKETEDCPDDCNDVSEKPVCGSDGNVYRSLCHLRRDTCGQRVVRVPAQHCPTTALCNQICSDERQFVCGSDNKLYRNECEMKRDNCGKHVYVVPMKRCLQSFQFRGCLKICPPYYDPVCGTDDKTYSNECFLEIENCRSRNLVTKNYHGICGQPTEEPKNYLY
- the LOC122848401 gene encoding agrin-like isoform X2 — encoded protein: MRKKTSCGKGISVDKEKTACLRSAGSKCEHRCSSDQDAVCGTDGRTYLNKCMLRVEMCRVGIELSHLGQCNNISAHRENCPVSCELAPLDGPVCGSDGNVYKNTCLMKLLTCRQGVVRTNKKHCQTTRHCRETCWRGAKPACGSDGILYANTCKMRAKNCGKHVFEVPMSFCVTRERTSGSVASSCPLDCKNETEIQVCGSDGSIYRNECEMHMLNCGQSRRKITVVDFDKCQTRMTKCMKQKKKCSNEVDAVCGSDANTYTNQCHLNIAICMKGIQLAHVGECTTLKETEDCPDDCNDVSEKPVCGSDGNVYRSLCHLRRDTCGQRVVRVPAQHCPTTALCNQICSDERQFVCGSDNKLYRNECEMKRDNCGKHVYVVPMKRCLQSFQFRGCLKICPPYYDPVCGTDDKTYSNECFLEIENCRSRNLVTKNYHGICGQPTEEPKNYLY